A segment of the Trifolium pratense cultivar HEN17-A07 linkage group LG7, ARS_RC_1.1, whole genome shotgun sequence genome:
GAAGCTGATGAGGATTAGATTGAATTGGAATTACCGTCTGAATAGCTATTCTTTGATGAAAATTTCTGTGCTAGAACTAATTAAAACCTATACAAATATTGATACTTTTGATTTGAATTATGAagtgtttcttttctttattttccatgttttaataatatatgtataattttttaacatattaaTCTGTTATAGGTGTTGTTAATGCTATAGTCATATCATAATTTTCATTGTGACTTTGGATGTGATGATTATTTCCCCAGATGATCGAAGCTGAAATAACTGTGCGaaatttgtttctcttttttgaGAAATCAAGCCAAATAATCTGATCCAATTTGCATTCTTAAATTGtatatttatgataaaatatttaaatgtttGAATGTTCTGTTTTGTGAGTAAGTATTTACAGCTTTATGTGTATTTATTTGATTGCTTATTATATGATTGTATTTTAAGATGGATGTGATGATTATTTCCCCAGATGATCGAAGCTGAAATATCTGTGCGAATTTTGTTTCTCATTAGAGAAATCAAGCCAAATAATCTGATCCATCTTTACAATCTGAATTAGTTGTTACATCACTAATGTCTACAAGCAAACATGTCTCTAGTACCATGCACATGTTGACTTTGTACCATTTGATTGATAAGTCAGTTGTTActcatttgatttattattGTGATTTATGTATATACTGGTATAAATTAGCATGCAAACGATGCAGGATATGTCTTGTGCACATAGAATTGACTAACTTTATGTGTTTTATACTTGGTTGGTTGTTGtaaatttctaataattttttatggtttAATTGGTCGTATAATTATTCTTGGAGAACAAGTAAAGGGTATATGACACTAGAACTCTTAATTTTAGCAATGAGTATATCCTACTACTTAGAGATTAATGTATTCTCCGGATATCAATAAACAGATGTTTAATGCTTGCACTACTTTCTGTGTGGATAGCAAGTTTGGCTTGTCTTTTACATTTATCATATTCAATCTTGCTCATTTCTAGAACCTGACTGGAAGACAAGGAATGATGAGGGATCCGGTGATGAGGAGTGCTGCTAATGGAAGGCAGAATGGTTTCACTGAGGATGAATTGTCAGATTCTGCGGCAAGCTCAGAATTTTCTACCACACAAGTAGGAAATAGTATCAATGGTTCTCTTCCAAAAAGTAAGGCTTATATGTTAGCAGGGGATGCTTCTATGTGCAAAGTTATGCAGAAAAGGTATGAAATATCCTAAGAAAtttttctgcaatttttttcatttcaattttggtttttaagtACTTGCCACTACTTTCTCTGAATGAATGAAGTACTAATGCCTTGCCTGAAGTACTTGCCACTACTTTCACTTTCAATCATTTTGAAACTGATTTTTATGAATCAGAACTATGAAACATTTGTCGATTGTATTGATTtgaatgtttgatttttttgcgGATTTTACTTTGATTTCAGCATGACTTATGTTGGAGCAGGAATGATCTGTTCTCATCTTGTCAATTTATCATTGTTTTTCGGTGTTGTGGTTTCATGGGGCATTATGTGGCCATTGATCAGAGTACTTAAAGGAAGTTGGTTCTCTGAAAGTTTACCGGAGAGTAGCATGAAGAGTCTTAATGGTTATAAGGTCTTTGAATGAACACAAATTGAAGGACACACTATTAGAACTAACATGATttcagttttgatttttttccattttaagcCTTAACTTTCCTTTATTTTCATGATGCAGGTTTTTATTTCCATTGCATTAATCCTTGGTGATGAACTCtacaattttatcaaaattatatattttagtgCCTTTTTATCTTCTCTTTATTTCTTGGTTTTGTTTCCCTTTTCTATTATGTTAATGGTGTTTCCCTTGTTGATGACTTTCTATATATAAAGTCTTAGTGTATGGAGATTGTCCATTTCTTGTTTCATACCTTCCTGATTCTTCAGCATCAACCTCGGGAGTAGATGGGAGCTTGTCGGTATCTAGATTTCCCGTTGATCATGAAATCAATTTGAGGATTTATTTGTAGATGGATTCTGTTGTAAATTCAACCAATGAGGTGTGAacaatctttcttttttttcttcattagttTATCATTGATTGTTAGGTAGGAGTAGGAATGTAGACAAGAGAAATGGGAAATTGATAAAAACAGAGCTAGTATAAAACACATGACTAGTTCTAGAACAGAGCTAGTATAAAACAGAGCCCTTGCTCAAATCACTAACCTGGTCCTAgaaatgttaatttataaacCACATGACTAGTTCCCTTCTTAACAAGAGCTAGTATTAAAAAACTTGACCACATACATGCAAGGTTCACTGGTAGTGTAAAACTATATGTACATTATAGGTAGTCCATTAATCAAGAGCTTGTTGCTGCGTTTTTCTGTTTTGGTTTTAGCTCGGCGTGTT
Coding sequences within it:
- the LOC123899534 gene encoding uncharacterized protein LOC123899534; this encodes MNLTGRQGMMRDPVMRSAANGRQNGFTEDELSDSAASSEFSTTQVGNSINGSLPKSKAYMLAGDASMCKVMQKSMTYVGAGMICSHLVNLSLFFGVVVSWGIMWPLIRVLKGSWFSESLPESSMKSLNGYKVFISIALILGDELYNFIKIIYFSAFLSSLYFLVLFPFSIMLMVFPLLMTFYI